The region TACAACTTGCCGCTGGAAGCGGAAGGAGCCAAGGGATACCTGGTCGAATATACACTGGCGCTGTTCCACACCTTCCGCCTGGCGTGGAAAGTGCATTTCGCGCGCGGCTTCGACGTCATCCACGCCTGCAATCCGCCCGACTTGCTGTTCCTCATCGGCGGCTTCTTCAAGTTGACGATGGGCAAGCGTTTTCTGTTCGACCACCATGACATCAATCCGGAGCTGTACGAAGCCAAGTTCGGCCGGCGCGATTTCTTTTACAAGCTGATGGTGCTGTTCGAGCGCTGGTCGTTCCAGAGCGCCGACGTGTCGATCGCCACCAACGAGTCGTACAAGAAGATCGCCATCGAGCGCGGTGGCATGCGGCCCGAGGATGTTTACGTGGTGCGCAGCGGGCCCAAGTTGGACCGCCTGCGCGTGCTGCCGCCCGTGCCGGAACTCAAGAAGGGCCGCACTTACCTGGTCGGCTACGTGGGCGTGATGGGCGCGCAGGAAGGCATCGATCTGCTGCTGCAGGCGGCGCAATACATCGTGCAGACCCTCAAGCGCGAGGATGTGCACTTCGGGCTGGTGGGCGGCGGCACGTCGCTGGAACAGATGAAGCAGATGGCGCAGGACCTGGGCATCGCCGACTACGTGACGTTTACCGGGCGCGTGCCGGACCAGCAATTGCTGGAAATGCTCAACACGTCGGACGTGTGCGTGAACCCGGACGTGGCCAACGACATGAACGACAAGTCGACCATGAACAAGATCATGGAATACATGGCGCTGGGCAAACCGATCGTTCAGTTTGATCTGGTCGAGGGCAAGGTGTCCGCGCAGCAGGCATCCTTGTATGCCTTGAAGAACGACCCCATCGACATGGCGCGCAAGATCGTCGAATTGCTGGACGACCCGGCCCGCCGCGAGCAGATGGGCGCGTTCGGCCGCCATCGCGTGATCAACGAGCTGGAGTGGGAATATGAAGCGCCCAAGCTGCTGGCCGCGTATGCGCGCCTGTTTCCCGCCGCCGCGCCCGCCGTTTCCGTAACCTTGAGCAAGGATGGCCGCTGAAGTGCGTCCCACCCTGATGGAGCATGCTAGACGATGAAAGCAATGATACTGGCGGCAGGCAAGGGCACGCGCGTGCAGCCCCTGACCTATGATTTGCCCAAGCCGATGATTCCCATCCTGGGCAAGCCCGTGATGGCTTATCTGGTGGAACACCTGGCGCAGCATGGCGTGACCGACATCATGGTCAACGTCAGCTACCTGCATGAAAAGATCGAGGAGTATTTCGGCGAAGGCCATCAGTTTGGCGTGCGCATCGGATACTCGTTCGAAGGCTATACGAACGATGCGGGCGAGGTCGTGCCGCAACCGCTCGGTTCGGCCGGCGGCATGAAGAAGATCCAGGAGTTCGGC is a window of Janthinobacterium rivuli DNA encoding:
- a CDS encoding glycosyltransferase family 4 protein — its product is MTASAGNTVAGQPRRVLILVENLPSPFDRRVWQEATTLHANGYEVSIICPTGKGYESRYEAIDGIHIYRYNLPLEAEGAKGYLVEYTLALFHTFRLAWKVHFARGFDVIHACNPPDLLFLIGGFFKLTMGKRFLFDHHDINPELYEAKFGRRDFFYKLMVLFERWSFQSADVSIATNESYKKIAIERGGMRPEDVYVVRSGPKLDRLRVLPPVPELKKGRTYLVGYVGVMGAQEGIDLLLQAAQYIVQTLKREDVHFGLVGGGTSLEQMKQMAQDLGIADYVTFTGRVPDQQLLEMLNTSDVCVNPDVANDMNDKSTMNKIMEYMALGKPIVQFDLVEGKVSAQQASLYALKNDPIDMARKIVELLDDPARREQMGAFGRHRVINELEWEYEAPKLLAAYARLFPAAAPAVSVTLSKDGR